The genomic region TTATATCAAAATATTTCGGGAACATGGCTTGTCCGATGCTATCCAAGATCATGTCCACAGGTTCCAGATCGTTTTGCAAACGCCAATCGCCATGACTATCCAATGCATGGGTAGCACCTAAGCGCAGTGCCTCATTTCTTTTGGCTTCACTTCTGGAAGTGACAGTCACCTGGGCACCAGCGGCTACCGCCATGAGTAGGGCATAGGTCGCTACACCACCGCCAATGCCGGGGATGAGGAGATGTTCACCTTGCTTCAATACGCCGCGAGTAAATAAGGCGCGATAGGCCGTCAGCGCGGAAAGGGACAATACGCCTGCTTCCTCCCAGGATAGGTGGGCTGGCTTGGGCAGGGCATTTTCGGCAGGCAACGTTATATATTGCGCCAGTGTTCCATCCATAGGACCACCCACAATATCGGGTACAATGGGCACTTCAGATGCATGTTCCCAACCGAGTGTAGGATGGATAATGACTTCATCTCCTATCGCGAACCCTCTTACGCTTTCGCCAATCGCTACGATAATACCTGCTCCATCGGAACCGGGAATGAGCGGGGTGTCCTGGGTTCCGCGTGCTGCCATGATGAATAGATCCCGATGGTTGATTCCAGCGGATTTTAGTTGGATTAGCACTTCCCCGGCTTCTGGTGCCCGAGATGTTGACTCTGTATATTGAAGACCTGCAAGGCCGCTCTGGCCTGAATGAACGATAGCTTTCATGTTCAATATTCCTCCTGTCTATGTAGCTAGAATTCACTACTGAGCCTCATTGTACAGATGGAGCAGATTCACGTAAAATGAACAAAAATGATTGTCAGTATCATTGAAAATAATAGATAAGTATTTTGCATGAATCAGATGATGCAGAATGCCGATATAACGACGAGCAGGTGATCAGGATATGGATGCAGGTGATTTGAAAATATTTCAGGCGGTTGCCCGCGAAGGTAGTATCAGTAAAGCTGCGCTCGCACTCAATTATGTACAATCCAATGTGACCACACGGATCAAACAGTTGGAGACTCAGCTACAAGTACCGCTGTTTCATCGTTCCAATCGAGGGATGTCGCTCACACCGGCGGGAGAGAACCTGCTTGTGTATGCAGATCGAATTTTGCAATTATTATATGAAGCAGAGCAGGCCACGCAAGTGGGGAACCCACCAGCAGGCTTACTTCGTTTGGGTGCGATTGAGACAGCAGCTTCCACTTTTCTGACGCCACTCTTGGCTGAATATACTTCATGCTACCCGGAGGTACAGCATTCGCTTGTCACGGGTGGGACGCATGAACTGAACCAGAAGGTGATTCAACATGAATTGCATGGCGCATTAATATATGGCCCAATCGATCATCCTGAGCTGAACTATATGAAGATGTATGACGAAGAAATGGTGCTGGTCGCCGAACCTGGAACACATGAGTTGCATGCTCTATTGTCCAGGCCGATGTTGTTTTTTGAGATCGGATGCACACATCGGGCTCAGGCGGAATCTTTTTTGAGAGATCAAGGTATCCACTCACTGAGCGTCATGGAATATGGAACACTGGACACGATTCTAAATGGTGTATCTGCCGGGCTCGGCGTATCATTGCTGCCAAGATCTTCAGTTACCAAAGCAGAATTAAGAGGCGAGATTGCAGTGATGTCGTTGCCCGATCCTTATTACCGGTTGGAAGTAGGATTTGTGTATTCCCGTGGTGAACATATATCTAGTGCGCTGAGCGCTTTGGTACAGATCATTACAGAACCAGAACTATAAAGGAGTGAGTGATCTTGGAGGATACTACGTTAACGCTCGCGGAAGCATTTAGTCAGGCAGACTTTATTATTGGCGGTCATGGCATTCGCAAAGTGAAGGTGCTTCAGGATGTACTGGAGCAGATCGATGGGGAACTGTTCAGTGACCACTACGGCAACGGTCCCGTCATTGAAGAGTTTCAGCAACAGATGGCAGACGTTCTGGGCAAGGAATCGGCGGTGTTTTTCCCAAGCGGAACGATGGCGCAGCAGATAGCATTACGGATCTGGTGTGACCGCAAAGGAGTAAAGCGAGTAGCTTATCACCCTCTATGTCATCTGGAAATCCATGAGGAAGACGGTCTGAAAGAGTTGCACCAGATTGAATCGATTTTGCTTGCGGACAAGGATCGTTTGATTCGATTAGAAGATGTACAGGCGCTCGATCAGGACATTGCCTGCCTGTTGTTGGAACTGCCGCAACGCGAGATTGGCGGCCAATTGCCAGCGTATGAAGAACTGGAAGCGATCTCGGCGTATTGCCGTGAACGCGGGATTAAACTGCATTTGGACGGGGCGCGTCTGTTCGAGATTACTCCCTATTATCAGAAGACACCTGCGTAGATTTGCAGTCTGTTTGATACGGTGTATGTGTCCTTTTACAAAGGCATTGGGGGCATTGCGGGGGCCATATTGGCCGGAGACACGGATGTGATGCAAGAGTCGAAAGTATGGAAACGGCGGCACGGCGGAGATCTGATCGGCCTCTATCCGTATATTCTGAGTTCCCAGTATTATTTCAATGAACGGATTGGCAAAATGGAGCTTTATTACGAGCAGGCTCAAGAACTCGCCTCCCTACTGAATGCGTGTCACGGAATACATACATTGCCCGAGGTCCCTGTATCGAATATGTTCCATGTTCACTTTGCGCTGGCTGCTGCCGAAGTCGAACCGATTCTTGTGCAAATGGCTCAGCAGCATGGTATAGCAGTAACTTCGTATTTGAACAAGACGAGTGGGAACAGCTGTGCTTTTGAATTTTCTGCGGGAGATCGTTATGAGCAAGTTCCCCAGGATAAGCTGCGTGCAGCACTGGAATGGTTGGATCAAGAGCTGCGTAAACAGGTGAGATAAGAATTCTGAAAGAAATTTATGTGCGAAATCAACTAAATGTTGTTAATCTACCTTGTCCACATGCTGGACAGGGTATTTTTGTGCACTTATTTACAGCTTCCTATGCAAACCACTTTCATGAACGAGCATATGTCATTAGTCCAAAGTCCGATTTTTATCACAGGATTAACTTGAACAAGTGCATGAACCTGTAGCAAAAACAGGTATACCGATGTATTCCAATATTTTCTTTATCATGTAAAATATTAAAGGTAATATATTCCAAACAAGGAATGGGGAGCGAAACGAGAGCTGTTCATAACATTCGGGGAAGAAAGGATGAAGATTATGTTTTCACGTCAAAAATGTACGCTAGCTGTAATGTCACTCGCCTTATCTGCAACACTGCTGGGGGGAAGTTCCGCATGGTCTGGAGATGCGTACGCAGCTGAATCCGCCGAGTCAGGTGTATCGATCACTGCTGTATTATCCGATATGCCTTCGGAATTGAGATCATCCATTGAGTGGGTGTACACCAATCGTATGATCAAGGAAGGATCGGTCAATCGGAAGAATCTGATCTACGATCAGATTTTTGCAGGTCAAGGAACCATTAACTATGTTGTACGCTGGCAATCGACCAAGAATGTGACCCTGCAACAGCGTAAGGATATCGAGAAGATGCTGGGCCGGCAAATGAATAACTGGACGAAACATTTGAAGGGTTATGATGGTTGGCCTTATGGGGATATTGCGGTTAAAGTAGTCGGTTGGGCAGTAGCGAATCCGGCACAGATTCTGGACAAGCAATCAGATGAAATCATATATACAACCACAACTGTGGATGAGCTGAGCAAGTCTGATCCGAAAATCCCGGCAGCCTTGCCTTATGCGCCTAACGCGTTGTCGCGATTTGAGCATTTTACGAATCCGAACTATGCCTACCCTGGCGGTTTGGACAAGCGGTTTGACATGTACCTGTGGGGAACGTCCAACTTCGGCGGCGGTGCTGGCGGAGACTGGGGGCAGCGGGTTTCCGATGATTACATTTTGAGAACCGTAAACAACACGGAAATCGAAATTACCGAACATGAAATTGGTCATGGCTTCGGCATGCCAGATTTCTATGAAGTACCGGATCGTCCGCCGGGTGGCTTCCCCATGCCAACGATTATGTGGGCAGGCAATTCATCTACGATCACGAATTGGGATGCCTGGTTACTGCGATATACGTGGAGCCAGTTGAAGAAGGATACCGCACGTTTCCCGCTTGCACCAGCCACCAGTCAACCTGTTAATGTAGCTGCGAATGCGAAAGTGACGACATCGTATGTTTCTCCATGGGAAACGATTGCTGCGCTGAATGATGGGCTGGACCCTGCACATTCCAACGACCGTACACAGGCGGTGTATGGGAACTGGCCAGAGATCGGTACACATTGGGTACAATATGATCTGGATCGTACGTATACGGTATCACAAACGGATGTGTACTGGTTCAAGGACAACGGCGGCATCGACGTACCTCGCTCGTACAAAATTCAATACTGGGACGGAAAAACATGGCGTGATGTGAAGAACGCCAAAGGCCGTGGGACTCGTGCAGATACGTACAATACCACGACTTTTGATCCGGTGAGCACCACGAAAATGCGTCTTCAGATGGTATCCAATGATGCTGCTTCCACAGGCATTCTGGAATGGAAGGTAACGGGTATTGCGTTGTAAGGTATAAGTTGTTAGTAAGAATGGATCTGACTACACAGCGGCTGATCAGTGGCGAAAGTCCTGATTCAGCCGTTTTTTGCAGGAATAGATAGACAAGTGACGAAAGGTACATTTTAAGATTTTGTTGAACACGTATTAAAAGGGGGAGTTCAAGTGGCGTCAATAGAATTGCAACCGATTCGTGATCTTTTGGCCAAAGCTTATGATACGACAATGGGAGAAGGGTGCACTCCTGAAACGCAACAGAGCATTGGGGATTTTGAGCAAAAGCATAACGTGAGATTGCCCTCAGCGTACCGTGCGCTTTTGCTCGAATTCGGTGCATGCAACTTCGGCGATCCTGCCTTGTATTCGGTGAAAGAACTGGACTGGGCCTATCCCGAGTTTCTGGAAGCCTATCGTGAATATGAGAAAGAATATGAGTTGCCAGCTGACCTCCAGCCTTTCCCGATTGGTGGATTTGGTGAAGGAAGTATGGCTATACTGGATCAAAGCTCCGGCAAGGTATTGATGTTGATCCACGATGCAGGAG from Paenibacillus sp. FSL R5-0341 harbors:
- a CDS encoding SMI1/KNR4 family protein, translated to MASIELQPIRDLLAKAYDTTMGEGCTPETQQSIGDFEQKHNVRLPSAYRALLLEFGACNFGDPALYSVKELDWAYPEFLEAYREYEKEYELPADLQPFPIGGFGEGSMAILDQSSGKVLMLIHDAGELPLREIAVDFNELMIMLAESAIWVQEQMN
- a CDS encoding zinc-binding dehydrogenase, whose protein sequence is MKAIVHSGQSGLAGLQYTESTSRAPEAGEVLIQLKSAGINHRDLFIMAARGTQDTPLIPGSDGAGIIVAIGESVRGFAIGDEVIIHPTLGWEHASEVPIVPDIVGGPMDGTLAQYITLPAENALPKPAHLSWEEAGVLSLSALTAYRALFTRGVLKQGEHLLIPGIGGGVATYALLMAVAAGAQVTVTSRSEAKRNEALRLGATHALDSHGDWRLQNDLEPVDMILDSIGQAMFPKYFDIIRPGARIVMYGASSGDDLSIPIRSIFFPQISLIGTSMGSREEFVQMLQWVEQHDIHPVIDGVYPLQDTAKAFERMEKGEQFGNLAIRIE
- a CDS encoding discoidin domain-containing protein, which gives rise to MKIMFSRQKCTLAVMSLALSATLLGGSSAWSGDAYAAESAESGVSITAVLSDMPSELRSSIEWVYTNRMIKEGSVNRKNLIYDQIFAGQGTINYVVRWQSTKNVTLQQRKDIEKMLGRQMNNWTKHLKGYDGWPYGDIAVKVVGWAVANPAQILDKQSDEIIYTTTTVDELSKSDPKIPAALPYAPNALSRFEHFTNPNYAYPGGLDKRFDMYLWGTSNFGGGAGGDWGQRVSDDYILRTVNNTEIEITEHEIGHGFGMPDFYEVPDRPPGGFPMPTIMWAGNSSTITNWDAWLLRYTWSQLKKDTARFPLAPATSQPVNVAANAKVTTSYVSPWETIAALNDGLDPAHSNDRTQAVYGNWPEIGTHWVQYDLDRTYTVSQTDVYWFKDNGGIDVPRSYKIQYWDGKTWRDVKNAKGRGTRADTYNTTTFDPVSTTKMRLQMVSNDAASTGILEWKVTGIAL
- a CDS encoding LysR family transcriptional regulator, with translation MDAGDLKIFQAVAREGSISKAALALNYVQSNVTTRIKQLETQLQVPLFHRSNRGMSLTPAGENLLVYADRILQLLYEAEQATQVGNPPAGLLRLGAIETAASTFLTPLLAEYTSCYPEVQHSLVTGGTHELNQKVIQHELHGALIYGPIDHPELNYMKMYDEEMVLVAEPGTHELHALLSRPMLFFEIGCTHRAQAESFLRDQGIHSLSVMEYGTLDTILNGVSAGLGVSLLPRSSVTKAELRGEIAVMSLPDPYYRLEVGFVYSRGEHISSALSALVQIITEPEL